The following coding sequences lie in one Treponema sp. OMZ 790 genomic window:
- the uvrA gene encoding excinuclease ABC subunit UvrA translates to MKNQNQGGHLNKLIVKGAREHNLKNIDVELPRDKLIVISGLSGSGKSSLAFDTIFAEGQRRYVESLSAYARQFLGRMDKPDVDYIEGLSPAISIEQKTTHRNPRSTVGTVTEIYDYYRLLFARTGHAHCPSCGKEIKEQTVDQIIDTIMAWPEGTRVQILAPIIKGKKGEHQKIVSDAIAAGFVRARIDGLLVNLEDGIKLDKQKKHTIEIIVDRIQLSGDVRKRLSESVETALESSGGTLLATRQDTKDSPVTEVFFSQKNACSDCGISMPELQPRLFSFNNPIGACPECTGLGMTQHFDQDLIAPDKSLSFNEGVFVPYNPESDWNRVRFEALAAQYGFSLDTPLNKLPKKIQAILWEGSGDTKIQFSYTAKSGTGKYSYNRPWPGIMADMNRKYNESYSASVREYYEKFMSIKPCKTCGGMRLKPEVLAVKVGNKNIHELTCLSVGDSIDFFEKLKLSETEEHIAAQILKEIKARLEFMKNVGLDYLTLERKAATLSGGEAQRIRLATQIGSSLIGVLYILDEPSIGLHQRDNQRLIDTLLYLRNLGNTLIVVEHDEQTLRTADYIVDLGPGAGVHGGNITAQGSPEEVARVKDSLTGQYLAGTLKMDIPEKRREGNGKALELSGVSEHNLKDVSIKIPLGVFTCITGVSGSGKSTLLTDVLYPAVSNKIMRSSIPEGTYKKINGLEHIDKVINIDQSPIGRTPRSNPATYVGVFTGIRDLFASLPESKARGYKPGRFSFNVRGGRCEHCQGDGTLTIEMNFLPDVYIACDVCRGKRFNKETLDVRYKGKNIADVLDMTIEEASEFFAPIPHIARKLQTLLSVGLGYIKLGQSALTLSGGEAQRVKLANELAKRSTGKTLYILDEPTTGLHFADVKQLMQVIHRLIDQGNTVVMIEHNLDVILQADKIIDLGPEGGTNGGQIIAEGTPEEVAKIKKSYTGYYIKEMLDRVR, encoded by the coding sequence ATGAAAAATCAAAACCAAGGCGGACACCTAAATAAGCTCATCGTAAAGGGTGCCCGTGAACATAACTTAAAAAACATTGATGTGGAGCTTCCCCGCGATAAGCTCATCGTTATATCGGGTCTTTCAGGTTCGGGAAAAAGCTCCCTCGCCTTTGATACCATCTTTGCCGAGGGGCAGCGCCGCTATGTCGAGTCTCTTTCTGCCTATGCCAGGCAGTTTTTGGGCAGGATGGATAAGCCCGATGTGGACTACATTGAAGGTCTTTCTCCCGCTATTTCTATCGAACAAAAGACTACTCACCGTAACCCCCGCTCCACGGTCGGCACGGTAACGGAAATTTACGACTACTACCGCCTCCTTTTTGCCCGTACGGGGCACGCCCACTGTCCTTCTTGCGGAAAAGAGATTAAAGAGCAGACGGTTGACCAGATTATAGACACCATTATGGCCTGGCCTGAAGGAACCCGCGTTCAGATTCTGGCTCCCATCATAAAGGGAAAAAAGGGAGAGCACCAAAAGATTGTAAGCGATGCGATTGCCGCAGGCTTTGTGCGTGCCCGCATCGACGGACTTCTCGTAAACCTTGAAGACGGAATAAAGCTCGACAAACAAAAAAAGCACACAATCGAAATAATCGTAGACCGAATTCAACTGTCGGGCGATGTAAGGAAGAGGCTTTCCGAATCCGTGGAAACTGCCTTGGAAAGTTCGGGCGGAACCCTTCTTGCTACAAGGCAGGACACCAAGGATTCTCCTGTAACCGAGGTTTTCTTTTCGCAAAAAAATGCCTGCTCGGACTGCGGGATTTCGATGCCCGAATTACAGCCCCGCCTTTTTTCTTTTAATAACCCTATAGGGGCCTGCCCGGAATGTACCGGCCTCGGAATGACGCAGCACTTTGACCAGGACCTCATAGCCCCCGATAAGAGCCTTTCTTTTAACGAGGGCGTCTTTGTTCCGTATAACCCCGAATCGGACTGGAACAGGGTGCGCTTTGAAGCTCTCGCGGCCCAATACGGCTTTTCCCTTGATACGCCCCTAAATAAGCTCCCCAAAAAGATTCAAGCCATCCTTTGGGAGGGTTCGGGCGACACGAAGATTCAGTTTTCGTACACGGCTAAAAGCGGAACAGGCAAGTACTCTTATAACCGCCCATGGCCCGGCATAATGGCCGACATGAACCGCAAATATAACGAATCTTACTCGGCCTCTGTCAGGGAGTACTACGAAAAATTTATGTCGATAAAACCCTGCAAAACCTGCGGAGGGATGAGGCTTAAGCCCGAAGTGCTGGCCGTAAAGGTGGGGAATAAAAACATTCATGAGCTCACCTGCCTTTCGGTCGGGGATTCTATCGATTTTTTTGAAAAACTAAAACTTTCCGAAACGGAAGAACACATAGCCGCTCAAATCTTAAAAGAAATTAAGGCCCGCTTGGAGTTTATGAAAAACGTCGGACTCGATTACCTGACCCTCGAAAGAAAGGCTGCAACCCTTTCGGGAGGGGAAGCTCAGCGCATAAGGCTTGCGACCCAGATAGGTTCAAGCTTGATAGGCGTTCTTTATATTTTGGATGAGCCTTCGATAGGACTTCATCAAAGGGATAACCAGCGCCTTATCGATACCCTTTTATATTTGCGCAATTTGGGGAACACCCTCATCGTTGTAGAACATGACGAGCAGACTCTCCGCACGGCCGACTACATTGTAGACCTAGGCCCCGGGGCAGGCGTTCACGGTGGAAACATTACGGCGCAAGGCTCGCCTGAGGAAGTGGCAAGGGTAAAAGACAGTTTAACCGGCCAATATCTTGCAGGTACCCTTAAAATGGATATCCCCGAAAAAAGGCGTGAGGGGAACGGAAAGGCCTTGGAGCTTTCAGGCGTGAGCGAGCATAACCTAAAAGATGTTTCGATAAAGATTCCCCTGGGAGTCTTCACCTGCATTACCGGAGTTTCGGGTTCGGGAAAGTCCACCCTTTTGACTGATGTTTTGTATCCTGCAGTTTCAAACAAGATTATGCGTTCCTCCATTCCTGAAGGAACCTATAAAAAGATAAACGGCCTTGAACACATAGACAAGGTTATCAATATCGATCAAAGCCCCATAGGAAGAACGCCCCGCTCAAACCCGGCAACCTATGTAGGCGTTTTTACGGGGATAAGGGATCTTTTTGCAAGCCTTCCCGAATCGAAGGCGAGAGGTTATAAGCCCGGCCGTTTTTCTTTCAATGTGCGGGGCGGAAGGTGCGAGCATTGTCAGGGAGACGGAACCCTCACAATCGAGATGAACTTTTTGCCCGATGTTTATATAGCCTGCGATGTTTGCCGAGGAAAGAGGTTTAACAAGGAAACCCTCGATGTCCGCTATAAGGGCAAAAACATTGCCGACGTTTTGGATATGACCATCGAGGAAGCCTCGGAATTTTTTGCTCCCATTCCTCACATTGCCCGAAAACTTCAAACCCTCTTATCTGTAGGTTTGGGCTATATAAAGCTGGGGCAATCGGCCCTTACCCTTTCAGGCGGAGAAGCTCAGCGTGTAAAACTTGCAAACGAACTTGCCAAGCGCTCTACGGGCAAGACCCTCTATATCTTGGACGAGCCGACAACGGGCTTACACTTTGCAGATGTCAAGCAGCTCATGCAGGTTATCCACCGCCTGATCGATCAGGGAAACACCGTCGTTATGATCGAACACAATCTTGACGTTATCCTGCAAGCCGATAAGATTATCGACCTCGGCCCCGAAGGCGGAACCAACGGAGGGCAGATCATAGCCGAGGGCACCCCTGAAGAAGTTGCAAAGATAAAAAAATCCTATACGGGATATTACATAAAGGAAATGCTTGACCGAGTCAGGTAA
- a CDS encoding LPS-assembly protein LptD, with protein sequence MKKVLQGLIFFVFLFSANVLKAEEKSENTIKITINSAELTEYVKVPAAPITEPIDKGTEAAGAETKKDSDEAKPEKEKKDELVIFTGLVSISVADETSVSTITADKIIHNKTRETLTAIGNVVYTRKIGSDEGESFNGEALIFNIKKLEGVFVDGIIEQAPAKKGQDPFRIHTGLAGRNESGAIAFKDALLTTSKEKYPLWSIRASRLWILPGNEMAFFNGFLSVGVVPVMYFPFFYYPSDEMLFHPVFGFKNREGAFVQTTTYLLGRKPIPKSDEATSFSNFMQSDTVKKQKLEGLFFKKLDEPASDTGDSYLKLIADAYSGLGYMTGIDGKFIPKKGYVKQIDFHGLLGFSYTLYPGNGLLFSQYGDLGKEKAVNKANFFGKIVPFRYSFNFSMSMTKSPFNVSISFPFISDPFFKKDFMGRSEDMNWFKYFLNKDKIAAEESPAGEPFYSWKIDSSINPSFPVLRPWITYMSLESFSGKVNFESKENKSLTGNDSLYAPDRLFYYPKNILPELRAGLGGTIFSTSMLTQKKDKKQKQDIAGIKNPFEEKPDSTNTENDKNDKANNDEKKKDEVPVFSSELFPGYKIDGVKTERALNFIDYDLTYKLSGSFFQDLIFDHKEWKKPFDINWNNFSSNYYKLTGQAKIDSRFSYNKGFLNLSNSFELNGNHQKHTWHKDKTEQDKLQLNNYKLNVYTLNNTNSLKLNPFISNELFKPTFLEWSISEVLLQSKFKGTVAKPEWKNIGAKWDKEYIKTHAFSAGLGINIKGYTQLLSSSINLSPLLQAYSFTGGFSFPYGKLNLFTKLFEKENALKKWYWDPFDVNLSFSFPYNISLGQSYVYNIEEKRSEKYAASFSWTYMSAVYAMSYDTPYKLEPSSGWKALPYKKFIPRSFDLNFSNSSKPIEVYAWKNRIKLQFSFNSSLNFNLIRVTDSSFSFSPKLTFKIHEFLDISFSALSRNDVIARYFQDVINLPVVMPGEKNILKDLAYSFYFWDERSRLQSGFKLKSLNFDLTHYLKDWLMKFSYSIKPVLRKTGGRNRYELVPTVTFLVQWNPIGDIKVQTKKEDNVFSVTSGELK encoded by the coding sequence ATGAAAAAAGTTTTGCAGGGGTTAATCTTTTTTGTATTTCTCTTTTCGGCAAATGTTTTAAAGGCCGAAGAAAAATCGGAAAATACAATAAAAATTACGATTAACTCTGCAGAGCTTACCGAGTATGTGAAGGTGCCGGCTGCCCCAATAACCGAGCCGATTGATAAGGGAACTGAAGCTGCCGGCGCTGAGACCAAAAAGGATAGCGATGAGGCTAAACCCGAAAAAGAAAAAAAAGATGAGCTGGTTATTTTTACCGGGCTCGTTTCAATTTCGGTCGCTGATGAGACTTCCGTTTCTACTATTACGGCAGATAAGATAATTCACAATAAAACACGGGAAACTTTGACTGCAATTGGAAATGTTGTGTATACACGAAAGATAGGATCCGATGAAGGTGAAAGTTTTAACGGCGAAGCTTTGATTTTTAATATTAAAAAACTTGAAGGCGTATTCGTTGACGGAATTATAGAACAGGCTCCTGCAAAAAAAGGGCAAGACCCTTTTAGAATTCACACAGGGCTTGCAGGAAGAAATGAAAGCGGAGCCATAGCTTTTAAGGATGCCCTGCTTACGACCAGTAAAGAAAAATATCCTCTGTGGTCTATTAGAGCAAGCCGTCTTTGGATTTTACCCGGAAACGAAATGGCTTTTTTTAACGGCTTTTTATCGGTGGGTGTTGTTCCCGTAATGTATTTTCCGTTTTTTTATTATCCTTCGGATGAGATGCTTTTTCATCCTGTCTTCGGATTTAAAAATAGGGAAGGAGCTTTTGTACAAACGACTACTTATCTTCTTGGACGTAAACCTATTCCTAAAAGCGATGAAGCCACTTCGTTTTCAAATTTTATGCAAAGCGATACGGTAAAAAAGCAAAAACTTGAAGGCTTGTTTTTTAAAAAACTGGATGAACCGGCTTCAGATACAGGCGATTCGTATTTAAAGCTTATAGCCGATGCTTATTCCGGTCTCGGATATATGACAGGTATCGACGGAAAATTTATTCCGAAAAAAGGATATGTGAAACAAATTGATTTTCACGGCCTTTTAGGATTTTCTTATACCTTATACCCGGGGAACGGCCTTTTATTTAGTCAATACGGCGATCTCGGCAAAGAAAAAGCCGTCAATAAGGCAAACTTTTTCGGCAAAATAGTTCCTTTTAGATACAGTTTTAATTTTAGCATGAGCATGACAAAAAGCCCTTTTAATGTTTCAATTTCTTTTCCTTTTATTTCGGATCCTTTTTTTAAAAAAGATTTTATGGGAAGAAGTGAGGACATGAATTGGTTTAAATACTTTTTAAATAAAGATAAAATAGCTGCCGAAGAAAGTCCTGCCGGTGAACCCTTCTATTCATGGAAAATTGACAGCTCGATAAATCCGAGTTTTCCCGTATTGCGTCCTTGGATAACTTATATGTCGCTTGAGTCTTTTTCGGGAAAAGTGAATTTTGAATCTAAAGAAAATAAAAGCCTTACGGGAAATGATTCTTTGTATGCTCCCGACAGATTATTTTATTATCCTAAAAATATTCTCCCGGAACTAAGGGCCGGACTCGGGGGAACAATTTTTTCTACATCAATGCTGACACAAAAAAAAGATAAAAAACAAAAACAAGATATTGCAGGTATTAAAAATCCTTTCGAAGAAAAACCTGACAGTACAAATACGGAAAATGATAAAAACGATAAAGCAAATAATGATGAAAAGAAAAAAGATGAAGTTCCGGTTTTTTCTAGCGAGTTATTTCCCGGCTATAAAATTGACGGAGTAAAAACCGAGCGGGCTTTAAATTTTATAGATTATGATTTGACCTATAAATTAAGCGGTTCATTTTTTCAAGATTTAATCTTTGATCATAAAGAATGGAAAAAGCCTTTTGATATCAACTGGAATAATTTCTCCTCAAATTATTATAAGTTAACAGGACAAGCAAAGATCGACAGCCGGTTTTCGTACAATAAAGGTTTTTTGAATTTATCCAATTCATTCGAATTGAATGGTAATCATCAAAAACATACATGGCATAAGGACAAAACAGAACAAGATAAATTACAGTTAAACAATTATAAATTGAATGTTTATACGCTGAATAATACGAACAGTTTAAAATTAAATCCTTTTATTTCGAACGAATTGTTTAAACCGACTTTTTTGGAATGGTCTATTTCGGAAGTTCTTCTTCAAAGTAAATTCAAAGGCACTGTTGCAAAACCTGAATGGAAAAATATAGGAGCAAAATGGGATAAAGAGTATATCAAGACTCATGCTTTTTCTGCAGGTTTGGGTATCAATATAAAAGGCTATACACAATTACTTAGTTCATCCATAAATTTAAGTCCGCTTTTACAAGCTTATTCTTTTACGGGAGGCTTCTCTTTTCCTTACGGAAAACTTAATTTGTTCACAAAATTATTTGAAAAAGAAAATGCTTTAAAAAAATGGTATTGGGATCCCTTTGATGTCAATCTAAGTTTTTCGTTTCCTTATAATATTTCATTGGGGCAATCATATGTTTATAACATCGAAGAAAAGCGGAGTGAAAAATATGCTGCATCTTTTTCATGGACTTATATGTCGGCAGTTTATGCAATGAGTTACGATACTCCATATAAATTGGAACCCTCTTCGGGATGGAAAGCCTTACCCTATAAAAAATTTATTCCCCGTTCATTCGATCTAAATTTTTCAAATTCATCCAAACCTATTGAAGTTTATGCATGGAAAAACAGAATTAAATTACAGTTTTCGTTTAACTCTTCTCTTAATTTTAATTTAATACGTGTTACGGATTCTTCTTTTTCGTTTTCTCCTAAATTGACTTTTAAAATACATGAATTTTTAGATATAAGCTTTAGTGCCTTATCCCGCAATGATGTTATTGCAAGATATTTTCAAGATGTTATCAATCTGCCTGTTGTCATGCCCGGAGAAAAAAACATATTAAAAGATTTGGCTTATTCTTTTTATTTTTGGGATGAGAGGTCAAGACTGCAGTCTGGATTTAAATTAAAATCTCTTAACTTTGATTTAACTCACTATTTAAAAGATTGGCTTATGAAGTTTTCATATTCAATAAAACCCGTTTTAAGAAAGACCGGAGGAAGAAACCGCTATGAACTTGTACCCACAGTAACATTTTTGGTTCAATGGAATCCGATAGGCGATATAAAGGTTCAAACAAAAAAAGAAGACAATGTATTTTCTGTTACAAGCGGAGAGTTAAAATAG